The following proteins are co-located in the Castanea sativa cultivar Marrone di Chiusa Pesio chromosome 8, ASM4071231v1 genome:
- the LOC142607610 gene encoding uncharacterized protein LOC142607610, translated as MCRSFPTTLKGAGREWFTRLPTSSIDSFEQLSSAFLCHFVRGQRPKRPTDHMLTIKQGEKETLRSYVKRFTRETLKVDDADDKVQMTTFKAGLRSREFVISLAKNPPWTMAEMLLKIQDQHYLQWPKPLHSSPNVRDKNKYCRFHKDHSHYTEDCRDLKGQIEELIQNGKLQKYVKKEEPSRFRDEGKGQRESSSKMGSALLNYHKT; from the exons atgtgtcgttccttccctacCACGCTAAAGGGGGCTGGTAGGGAATGGTTCACGAGGCTGCCCACCTCATCTATTGACAGCTTTGAACAGTTAAGTAGCGCCTTTCTGTGCCATTTCGTCAGAGGGCAACGTCCTAAGAGACCCACGGATCACAtgctcactattaagcaaggggaGAAGGAGACCTTGCGCTCGTACGTGAAGCGCTTCACTCGAGAGACCCTAAAAGTGGACGATGCCGACGACAAAGTACAGATGACGACATTTAAGGCAGGGCTTAGGTCTCGGGAATTCGTCATCTCGTTGGCAAAGAATCCGCCTTGgacgatggcagagatgctCCTAAAA atccAGGATCAACACTACCTTCAGTGGCCAAAGCCTTTACATTCATCTCCTAACGTGCGGGACAAGAACAAATACTGTcgattccacaaggatcatagccattacacggaggattgccgAGACCTGAAAGGACAAATAGAAGAGTTGATACAGAACGGAAAATTGCAGAAGTATGTAAAGAAGGAAGAACCCAGCAGGTTTAGAGACGAAGGCAAGGGCCAGCGCGAGTCTTCGTCAAAAATGGGGTCAGCACTTCTCAACTACCACAAGACGTGA